CAACCCCTTCTTGCGGCCTTTTTTAATCATCTTGATAAATCCTGCTCTTTTAATAGTTTCCAGATTCATATCCAATGTTTTGAGTATTAAATTAGCAGTATCCACACTCATCCCATCCAATCCGCTCAGCCGGCAGAAGAGGTAAAACCTGGTGGGTGTATCCATATCTTCATATTCTGTTGTGAATTGATTGAGAACCCAGTGCATGATTTTTTGTTGAGAAACAGTTAATAAATCAACTAAATTAAGATTTCCATTATTAGGATTAGTCTCTTTATCTCTTGCTCTCTTAATTGATGGAATTTCTCCAGAAATATCATCATCCTGGCTTAAAATGTATCCTGCCAGAGAAATGGTGAGGTCTGTTCCCCGGAGACCATAATCCCAGAATTCTTTGATCCGGCTTTCCAGGGATTCAGGATCTACCTTTTTAACGAGATTTTCAATGGAAAATATTTCACATTTGTTGTTATGGTTTACTGTACTGTTGTTGTTACTTTTTCTTACACCATAGGTGTTATCTTTTCTTTCAGGGTTTACATTACTTTTACGGGCTACCACAATCAGGGATGACTTGAAAGAAGCAAAATCAGCAAGTATAGGATTTCTGGGTTCCTGGGTATGGATAGGCCAGAGGGCGGTTATCTTAAAACCAGATTCCAGCAACACCCCTAAAAGATGTTTCCATGATTTAAAGTTTTCCGGTTGGAAATAAAGAACCAATAATCCCTCATCAGTAAGCAAGGAATGGAGTTTTTGTAATGATTCCTGGAATAAGTAGTTGAAGTATTCAGTGGATCTTATCCCACTGATGGAAAGATCCTCAGTTTTAGGGGATTCTGAGGGCAGATCACTGCAGCAACCTAGGGCAGATTTTTCAAAAACATAGAAAAAGTCACTCATCTCTGCATACTGCACATCATCCCTGTAGGGTATGTGGGTTACAATCAGTGGTGATTTGAAACTGGACTGGAGAATGGACTCATTCCTGATTTTCAGACCACTTGTACCGGGGTTATGGATTGAAGTTTCCAGACCACCTTTACCTGGGTTATGCATTGAACTTTTCAGACCATTTACACTTGGATTAGGGATTGAACTTTTGAGGATATTTGAACTTTTAAGTATACTGTTTTCTGAGTACTCCAGACCCTTTAAGATTTCATCTTTTATAACAGTTAAGCTGCCTGAACTTGTTACAAATGGGTTGGTTTCGGTGTGATCCCACAGTAAAGGAATTCCAGGTTGTGAAACTGTTCCAGTGATGTTTTCCAGTTTCCGGTTGTACCGGGTAGACCGACAGTTTCGGTTAATATGTTTACCCACCATAAATGCAAGGTAAGTTATCACCGCTCTGGTGTAATCTGCTTCTTCAGTTACGGAAGCACGGTATGTGGAGTTACTTTTTCTAGAATTATTGTTTTGATAGTCACTTTTTTCAGAATCACTGTATTCTTTGATGGATTCAATAAGATTGCTGAACAATATTTTTTGCCGTGGATTCAGGAGTTTGTGCCAGTACTTGAGGTACGGTTTCACATTGTTTTTTCCCCTAATATCATCGGGAATTTCATCCAGTGGGAGTAAATCCTGAATATGAATGTAATCATCAATATCTTTACTAATCTCTCTGGCCTTTTCCATAGCTTTCAAATCTTCACTGGTGGGTAATGAGTACTTTTTACCATTTTCCCCTAAGGTGACTGTGGCCAGGAGCATTTCATCCTCGTTTTGCATTATTTCACGGAGAATGTAATTTCCGCTTAATGTTTCGTTACATTTAAGACATTGTGCCTCTCCCCCGGATATATTACCCTGTGGTGGTGTGCCTTCATTATTAATCGTGAATTTTATCTGGTCTTTATGGATGGTGTAATCCAAGTATATTCTTTTCTTGCGGCGCTTTGCCAGCCACCACTGGCTTACCAGGGGATTTTGAAAACCACACTCCGGGCAACGGACAACCCATGCGTGGAGGTATGTTGCCACATCCTGCCCATTGTTCTGGGGGTAAAACTCTTTAAGAGAATCAAAGGCTTCCTTAATTATGTTTTTAAAAGTTTCATCCAGATCCAGCCACAGTTTCTTACTGTATCTGGCAGGATACTCGATGGTTGCCTGCTGGATCAAACAGGCCAGGGGACTGTAATCACCAGATAAAACATCACATCCAATCTTAAGGGATTCAAAGGGAATACTACCCGCCCCACTAAATGGATCTAAAATTAGGGGCCTATCAACACCTAAATCCTCTTGATAAATACTTTTTAATCTTTGAACTTCTTCCTTGGTTAAATTATGATTGTAAGCTCTTTTTTGAGGTTTTTCTAATTTTTGAGTAGAATTTTCATCCGATCCGGTTACTTTAGACTCTTCAAGTCCCATTAAGGATTGAAATTCATTGAGGGGGAAGTCTTCTGGTAAAAGTGCTGCCAGGACCATGGCCCTGGCGAGAGTTAATGGTGTACGGTTCCACCAGTGATGTATGCCAAAAAGGGGTGGACGGCCATCCTTTTCTTTACGGGTTTCGTCACTGATTAAGTCCAGTGGGAAAATGTTTTCAATGAGTCTTTTTTTACCTATTTAATAGCCCCCCATTTCATTAAATGTGATTGTAATTTATTATTTTTTGGTATTAAAATTGTGACAATAATATTAATGAACTTCACAGATATAAATGATAATGGATATCAGGAAAAAAACAAAAACATTGGTCATGCATTTGCTAAGAAGTTTATGCTAAAACTATAGTTAAGGCTGAAACTAAGGATTAGGGCAGATTATGATATGCCTACCTACCCAAAAAGAGGCCTGGTTGTGATCTGGTTGAAGTCTATGCGACGTAGATATGTATGCACTTCGATAAATTCAGGATCCTTCTGGAGAACCTGGTGTATTTCATCTCCTCATGAAAGGATTCTAAATGTTAGTTCACTTACTGACTTTCTGGTGAAGGTTGACGTTAGTATGCTGGAAGGTGAACATCACACGTAGATGAACTTTAAAATCTTAAGAACCATGGCTGTTATTTTATCACCGGCGATCTGCAACTAAAGTTAAGATTAGTCAGTGGGGCGCTGATTGTAAGTTGTTGATCCGGATTAGTAATGCCAATAAAATTTTACTTGTTATATTGATAGTGTTTGATCGCAAGTATAGGTGTTGCTGCTGATGTTTACTTACCAGCAAGCACCATTTGCCAACAATACAACCCCACATATATTATTAATAAATAAAAAATTATTAATACTATGTTATGGTATTATTGAGTGATATGGGTTTGTTGAATAAATTATTTATACAATTGAATACATTTTTTATTCATGCTAACTAAACTTTTCACATCAAACACCCGGAGTAAAATTATCACCATTTTCATGTTAAATCCCGATGAT
This window of the Methanobacterium formicicum DSM 3637 genome carries:
- a CDS encoding DUF1156 domain-containing protein — protein: MGKKRLIENIFPLDLISDETRKEKDGRPPLFGIHHWWNRTPLTLARAMVLAALLPEDFPLNEFQSLMGLEESKVTGSDENSTQKLEKPQKRAYNHNLTKEEVQRLKSIYQEDLGVDRPLILDPFSGAGSIPFESLKIGCDVLSGDYSPLACLIQQATIEYPARYSKKLWLDLDETFKNIIKEAFDSLKEFYPQNNGQDVATYLHAWVVRCPECGFQNPLVSQWWLAKRRKKRIYLDYTIHKDQIKFTINNEGTPPQGNISGGEAQCLKCNETLSGNYILREIMQNEDEMLLATVTLGENGKKYSLPTSEDLKAMEKAREISKDIDDYIHIQDLLPLDEIPDDIRGKNNVKPYLKYWHKLLNPRQKILFSNLIESIKEYSDSEKSDYQNNNSRKSNSTYRASVTEEADYTRAVITYLAFMVGKHINRNCRSTRYNRKLENITGTVSQPGIPLLWDHTETNPFVTSSGSLTVIKDEILKGLEYSENSILKSSNILKSSIPNPSVNGLKSSMHNPGKGGLETSIHNPGTSGLKIRNESILQSSFKSPLIVTHIPYRDDVQYAEMSDFFYVFEKSALGCCSDLPSESPKTEDLSISGIRSTEYFNYLFQESLQKLHSLLTDEGLLVLYFQPENFKSWKHLLGVLLESGFKITALWPIHTQEPRNPILADFASFKSSLIVVARKSNVNPERKDNTYGVRKSNNNSTVNHNNKCEIFSIENLVKKVDPESLESRIKEFWDYGLRGTDLTISLAGYILSQDDDISGEIPSIKRARDKETNPNNGNLNLVDLLTVSQQKIMHWVLNQFTTEYEDMDTPTRFYLFCRLSGLDGMSVDTANLILKTLDMNLETIKRAGFIKMIKKGRKKGLKILQFHERLDINIEYQIDAAHIALNLYEMVGISKVQSFLKKNPDKNYVNIISTLSKIGFKDLEQELSEGIINSRDIVEKSIRDSLI